In Desulfofundulus kuznetsovii DSM 6115, the following are encoded in one genomic region:
- the rd gene encoding rubredoxin, protein MDSKALHKISYGLYVITSKKGDRFNGQIANTVFQISNEPPTIAVSINKQNLTHEFIKESRVFAVSVLAQEAPLSLIGRFGFKSGREVDKFDGLKYELSQNGLPYPAEHVLAYLEAKVIQEVDAGTHTIFIGELTDAKVLKEGTPMTYAYYHQVKRGSIPKTAPTFIQKQAEVTVKMDKYVCSVCGYVYDPEVGDPENGVPPGTPFEKLPDDWTCPVCGVGKGEFEKER, encoded by the coding sequence TTGGACTCCAAAGCCCTGCACAAGATCAGTTACGGTCTTTATGTTATCACCTCTAAAAAAGGTGACCGTTTTAACGGCCAGATTGCCAATACGGTGTTTCAAATTTCAAATGAGCCACCGACAATTGCCGTGAGCATCAACAAGCAAAACCTGACCCACGAGTTTATCAAGGAAAGCAGGGTTTTTGCGGTTTCCGTATTAGCCCAGGAGGCTCCTCTTTCCTTAATCGGGCGCTTTGGCTTTAAAAGCGGCAGGGAAGTGGATAAGTTCGATGGCCTGAAGTATGAACTCAGTCAAAATGGGTTACCCTACCCCGCCGAACATGTTCTCGCCTACCTGGAGGCTAAAGTAATTCAAGAAGTAGATGCCGGAACGCACACCATTTTTATTGGCGAACTCACCGATGCAAAAGTGTTAAAAGAAGGTACTCCCATGACCTATGCTTACTATCACCAGGTAAAAAGGGGGAGTATTCCTAAAACCGCTCCCACCTTTATTCAAAAACAAGCAGAGGTGACTGTAAAAATGGATAAATACGTATGTTCTGTCTGCGGCTACGTTTACGATCCGGAAGTAGGCGATCCGGAAAACGGTGTACCTCCGGGAACGCCCTTTGAAAAACTTCCCGACGACTGGACATGTCCTGTTTGCGGAGTGGGCAAAGGGGAGTTTGAGAAGGAAAGGTGA
- a CDS encoding FprA family A-type flavoprotein: MQPVEIKTKIYWVGGIDWDLRYFHGYLTPRGTTYNAYLIVDEKIVLVDTVKHYLFDEMLSRIKKVVDPAKIDYLVVNHVEMDHSGSVPKIMDLAPGAKIVTSPQGKKGLERHYKRNWDFVVVNSGDELNIGSRTLKFVHTPMVHWPDSMVTYIPEEKLLLPNDAFGQHIASIERFDDELGWDVVHEEAAKYYANIVLPYGDQVNKALEVVSQLPIDVIAPSHGVIWRSFLPRILQVYRRWANHETGKKALIVYDTMWGSTKKIALALQDGLEDAGIPVTVRFLQTSHISEIMPDVLVSKAVLIGTPTLNNGMLPSVSAFLTYLKGLRPKNRIGFAFGSYGWGGQGAKEVKAFMQSMGWEVPLDVVNLQYIPGEDELEAVREMGRKLGEVL, encoded by the coding sequence ATGCAACCGGTGGAAATCAAAACGAAAATATACTGGGTGGGCGGCATCGATTGGGACCTGCGTTACTTTCATGGCTATCTCACTCCGCGGGGAACCACCTACAATGCCTACCTGATTGTGGATGAAAAAATTGTGCTGGTGGATACGGTCAAACACTACCTGTTTGATGAAATGTTGAGCAGGATCAAAAAAGTTGTTGATCCGGCCAAAATCGACTACCTGGTGGTCAATCATGTAGAAATGGATCATTCTGGTAGCGTTCCCAAAATAATGGATCTCGCCCCGGGTGCCAAAATCGTAACTTCGCCCCAGGGGAAAAAGGGTTTGGAGCGGCATTACAAAAGGAATTGGGACTTTGTGGTTGTTAATTCCGGTGACGAACTCAACATCGGCTCCCGCACTTTAAAGTTTGTGCACACTCCCATGGTGCACTGGCCCGACTCAATGGTCACCTATATCCCTGAAGAGAAACTGCTTTTGCCCAACGATGCCTTTGGACAGCACATTGCCAGCATTGAACGTTTTGATGATGAGCTGGGATGGGATGTGGTTCACGAGGAAGCGGCAAAGTACTACGCCAATATAGTTTTGCCCTACGGCGACCAGGTAAACAAGGCCCTGGAGGTTGTTTCCCAGCTGCCCATTGACGTGATTGCCCCCAGCCACGGGGTGATCTGGCGCTCCTTCCTGCCCCGGATTTTGCAGGTTTACCGCCGGTGGGCCAATCACGAAACCGGGAAAAAAGCGCTTATAGTATACGATACCATGTGGGGTTCTACGAAGAAAATTGCTCTGGCCCTGCAGGACGGCCTGGAGGATGCCGGTATTCCCGTTACGGTCAGGTTCCTGCAGACCAGCCACATCTCGGAGATTATGCCCGACGTGCTTGTATCAAAAGCCGTTTTAATTGGCACGCCCACCTTAAACAACGGCATGCTGCCCAGCGTGAGTGCTTTTCTCACCTACCTTAAAGGACTGAGGCCGAAAAACCGGATCGGGTTTGCCTTTGGTTCTTACGGCTGGGGTGGTCAGGGTGCGAAAGAAGTAAAGGCGTTTATGCAATCGATGGGCTGGGAAGTGCCGCTGGATGTCGTCAACCTTCAGTATATCCCCGGTGAGGACGAATTGGAAGCGGTGCGGGAAATGGGACGTAAGCTGGGGGAGGTGTTGTAG
- a CDS encoding PCP reductase family protein, which produces MKWTKEALQYMNNVPFFVREKARKKVEEWARQKGVGEITMNEVIEGTHH; this is translated from the coding sequence ATGAAATGGACCAAAGAGGCCCTCCAGTACATGAACAACGTTCCCTTTTTTGTGCGGGAAAAGGCCAGGAAAAAGGTGGAGGAGTGGGCCAGGCAAAAAGGGGTCGGGGAAATCACCATGAACGAGGTCATCGAGGGGACGCACCACTGA
- a CDS encoding tetraprenyl-beta-curcumene synthase family protein, which produces MFTCWESKPCPGKWEVAARLGLMGRFLFLAFPGVARELKNWRLMASRCPEPHLRRMALASIGAKAFHCQGGSVFSAWTGSYRRELIRAIVALQTISDYLDNLCDRAGVQDGEAFYRLHRAFVDALCPGASGCDYYALYPYQEDGGYLQELVRSCQQALARLPAYGPLRERACRLAELYCQLQVYKHIQWPLRVKSLTTWLEPLLESLPERLYWWELAAATGSTIGIFALFALAARGNYTADEVERVTAAYFPWICGLHILLDYFIDQQEDVEGGDLNFVSYYRDGQQAAGRLKYFVDRSLALAAELPDPFFHMTVVQGLLAMYLSDAKVDEQGLQATRCLLLESGGPAARRLYRLCAFLRKVGIV; this is translated from the coding sequence ATGTTTACCTGCTGGGAATCAAAGCCCTGCCCGGGCAAATGGGAAGTGGCGGCCCGGCTGGGGTTGATGGGACGCTTTCTTTTTCTGGCCTTTCCGGGAGTGGCCCGGGAGTTGAAAAACTGGCGGCTGATGGCGTCGCGCTGCCCCGAGCCGCACCTGCGCCGGATGGCCCTGGCCAGCATTGGCGCCAAGGCATTTCACTGCCAGGGGGGCAGCGTATTCAGCGCCTGGACCGGCAGCTACCGCCGGGAGTTAATCCGGGCCATTGTGGCCCTGCAGACCATCAGCGACTACCTGGATAATTTGTGCGACCGGGCGGGGGTGCAGGACGGGGAGGCCTTCTACAGGCTGCACCGGGCCTTTGTGGACGCCCTTTGCCCCGGGGCGTCCGGTTGCGATTATTATGCCCTCTATCCCTACCAGGAGGACGGCGGGTACCTGCAGGAACTGGTACGCTCCTGCCAGCAGGCCCTGGCCCGGTTGCCCGCCTACGGGCCGCTGCGGGAAAGGGCCTGCCGGCTGGCCGAGCTCTATTGTCAGCTTCAGGTGTACAAGCACATCCAGTGGCCTCTGCGGGTGAAAAGCCTGACCACCTGGCTGGAACCCTTGCTGGAAAGCCTTCCGGAAAGGCTCTACTGGTGGGAACTGGCTGCGGCCACCGGTTCAACCATTGGCATCTTTGCCCTCTTCGCCCTGGCAGCCAGGGGGAATTACACCGCGGACGAGGTGGAAAGAGTCACCGCGGCCTATTTTCCCTGGATCTGCGGGTTGCACATTTTACTGGATTACTTTATCGACCAGCAGGAAGATGTGGAAGGCGGCGACTTAAACTTTGTTTCTTATTACCGGGACGGGCAGCAGGCCGCCGGGCGTCTGAAGTATTTTGTGGACCGTTCCCTGGCCCTGGCCGCGGAACTGCCCGATCCCTTTTTCCACATGACCGTGGTGCAGGGCCTTCTGGCCATGTACCTGTCCGACGCAAAGGTGGACGAGCAGGGTCTGCAGGCCACCCGCTGCCTGCTTTTGGAGAGCGGCGGCCCCGCCGCCCGCCGGCTGTACCGCCTGTGCGCTTTTTTACGGAAAGTGGGGATTGTCTGA
- a CDS encoding D-alanine--D-alanine ligase has translation MAKKRVAVIFGGRSGEHQVSLNSAASVIGALDKDRYEIIPVAITPEGKWFAGIEPAQLLAGEDPEQLGQRVALLADPTYGGLAPVGDGCIRVEQLRPIDVAIPVLHGTFGEDGTVQGLLELANIPYVGAGVMASAVGMDKVMMKTVFARHGLPQVRFCHFLRREWERDPEAVLDRVEQLGYPVFVKPANLGSSVGISKARNREELRRAIDLAASYDRKIIVEEFADVREVEVSVLGNDDPVASLPGEIIPLNEFYDYEAKYVEGKSRLVIPARLPGQTMLELQRLAICAFKALDCAGLARVDFFLRRDNGAVLINEINTIPGFTRTSMYPKLWEATGIPYQDLLDRLIELALERHREKNRSRTTFRPPGAAG, from the coding sequence ATGGCAAAAAAACGGGTGGCGGTCATTTTTGGCGGGCGTTCGGGAGAGCACCAGGTCTCCTTAAACTCGGCGGCTTCGGTGATTGGCGCCCTGGATAAGGACAGGTACGAGATTATTCCCGTGGCCATTACTCCGGAAGGAAAATGGTTCGCAGGCATTGAGCCGGCACAATTGCTGGCCGGGGAGGACCCGGAGCAACTGGGACAAAGGGTCGCTCTGCTGGCGGACCCCACTTATGGGGGGCTGGCTCCTGTGGGGGACGGGTGCATAAGGGTGGAACAGTTGCGTCCTATCGACGTGGCTATCCCGGTACTGCACGGCACCTTTGGCGAGGATGGTACCGTCCAGGGGCTTCTGGAACTGGCCAACATTCCCTATGTAGGGGCGGGGGTGATGGCTTCGGCAGTGGGCATGGATAAAGTAATGATGAAGACCGTCTTTGCCCGGCACGGCCTGCCCCAGGTGCGTTTCTGCCACTTCCTGCGCCGTGAGTGGGAGCGGGACCCGGAGGCGGTGCTGGACCGGGTGGAACAGCTGGGTTATCCCGTCTTTGTCAAGCCGGCCAACCTCGGTTCCAGCGTGGGCATATCCAAGGCGAGGAACCGGGAGGAACTACGGCGGGCCATAGACCTGGCCGCCAGCTACGATCGCAAGATTATCGTGGAGGAGTTTGCGGATGTCCGGGAAGTGGAGGTAAGCGTTCTGGGGAACGATGATCCGGTGGCTTCCCTGCCGGGGGAAATTATTCCATTGAATGAATTTTACGATTACGAGGCCAAATACGTGGAGGGAAAATCCCGGCTGGTTATACCGGCCCGGTTGCCGGGACAAACCATGCTGGAGTTGCAAAGATTGGCCATTTGCGCCTTTAAGGCCCTGGACTGTGCCGGTTTGGCCCGGGTGGATTTTTTCCTGCGCCGGGATAACGGGGCCGTGCTGATCAACGAAATCAACACCATCCCCGGCTTCACCCGCACCAGCATGTATCCCAAGTTGTGGGAAGCTACCGGCATCCCTTATCAGGATTTGCTGGACCGGCTTATTGAGCTGGCCCTGGAAAGGCACCGGGAAAAGAACCGGTCCCGGACCACCTTCCGGCCGCCGGGGGCCGCCGGTTAA
- a CDS encoding aspartyl protease family protein, producing the protein MGITYIEGTVIGPTGKEARVNFLVDSGAKYSLLPLDVWQKIELVPKRKMTFILADGTGVERHVSECYIILPQGEAHTPVILGEPGDEALLGVVTLEILGLVLNPFNRILQPMRMTL; encoded by the coding sequence ATGGGCATCACGTATATCGAGGGTACGGTAATCGGACCCACTGGCAAGGAAGCCAGGGTCAATTTCCTGGTGGACAGCGGGGCCAAATACTCCTTGCTTCCCCTGGATGTCTGGCAGAAGATCGAACTGGTACCCAAAAGAAAAATGACCTTTATCCTGGCCGACGGTACCGGGGTGGAAAGACACGTATCGGAGTGTTATATAATCCTTCCCCAGGGAGAAGCCCATACGCCGGTTATCCTTGGTGAACCGGGGGATGAGGCCTTGCTGGGAGTGGTTACGCTGGAGATTCTCGGTTTGGTTTTAAACCCGTTCAACCGGATTCTCCAGCCCATGCGGATGACCCTCTAG
- a CDS encoding putative signal transducing protein, with translation MTWEKLCTAANDLEADMIAGLLNHSGIPTQRKYSGINRFLKVIMGPVVALEIWVPAARIREAREVLAAFTENKA, from the coding sequence GTGACCTGGGAAAAACTGTGTACTGCCGCTAATGACCTGGAAGCGGACATGATTGCCGGCCTGTTAAACCATTCCGGCATCCCCACCCAGCGCAAATACTCTGGTATCAACCGCTTTTTGAAGGTTATTATGGGTCCGGTGGTCGCCCTGGAAATATGGGTGCCGGCGGCAAGAATCCGGGAGGCACGGGAGGTTCTCGCCGCTTTTACCGAAAACAAGGCATAG
- a CDS encoding CoB--CoM heterodisulfide reductase iron-sulfur subunit B family protein, which produces MKIPYFPGCTLYNKARGLDNSTRASLAALGVELAELPRWTCCGTVFPLARDNYMGMVAAARILAGVAGEGEDRLLTVCSFCYNVLKRVNYEMQHNPEARQKLNDYLEENYTGEIQVVHPLEICKEDVGFNAIQAKTSRNLKGLKVACYYGCMLVRPALEMGFDDPENPTVMEELVAALGAEVVEYPHKTTCCGSYQVLHENDLVRQRVRDILNSAAAKGAEAIITSCPLCQFNLDWLQGKILEQDAGFRQIPVLYFTQLLGVALELPRESLGLEQHYVDPRPLLLGAMPCFR; this is translated from the coding sequence ATGAAAATACCATACTTTCCGGGATGTACGCTATACAATAAAGCAAGAGGTCTGGATAATTCCACCCGGGCCTCCCTGGCCGCCCTGGGGGTGGAGCTGGCCGAGCTGCCCCGGTGGACCTGCTGCGGAACGGTGTTTCCCCTGGCCCGGGATAATTACATGGGCATGGTCGCAGCGGCGCGTATTCTGGCCGGTGTCGCCGGAGAAGGAGAAGACAGGCTGCTTACGGTCTGCTCCTTCTGCTATAACGTTCTAAAACGGGTAAATTATGAAATGCAGCATAATCCGGAGGCCAGGCAAAAGCTCAATGATTACCTGGAAGAAAATTATACCGGGGAAATACAGGTGGTCCATCCACTGGAAATTTGCAAAGAAGACGTGGGGTTTAACGCTATACAGGCCAAAACGAGCCGCAACCTGAAAGGCCTAAAAGTGGCCTGTTATTACGGCTGCATGCTTGTGCGGCCCGCTCTGGAGATGGGTTTTGATGATCCGGAGAACCCCACCGTCATGGAAGAGCTGGTCGCCGCCCTTGGCGCGGAAGTGGTGGAATACCCCCATAAAACCACCTGCTGTGGCTCCTACCAGGTGCTGCACGAAAATGACCTGGTGAGGCAAAGGGTACGGGACATTCTCAACTCCGCCGCTGCTAAAGGGGCGGAAGCAATCATCACCAGTTGCCCCCTGTGCCAGTTCAACCTGGACTGGCTGCAGGGAAAAATCCTGGAACAGGACGCCGGCTTTCGCCAGATCCCCGTCCTGTATTTCACCCAGCTTCTGGGGGTGGCCCTGGAACTCCCCCGGGAAAGCCTGGGACTGGAACAGCATTACGTAGATCCCCGGCCTTTATTGCTGGGGGCTATGCCTTGTTTTCGGTAA
- a CDS encoding 4Fe-4S dicluster domain-containing protein, whose amino-acid sequence MAVELSNKMSREIIERIKEISGQDPYLCMQCGTCSAGCTGREVMELLPRQVMRLLQLGDARALHCRSIWVCSTCLLCTARCPRGIDLARLMEALRVINLRSGGEVLVAEKIPVELLTRVPQMALTSGFRKLSA is encoded by the coding sequence ATGGCTGTGGAACTCTCAAACAAAATGAGCCGGGAGATTATTGAGCGCATTAAGGAAATCAGCGGGCAGGACCCGTATTTATGCATGCAGTGCGGCACCTGCAGTGCGGGATGTACGGGCAGGGAGGTCATGGAACTGTTGCCCCGGCAGGTCATGCGCCTGCTCCAGCTGGGTGACGCCCGGGCCCTGCACTGCCGCTCCATCTGGGTCTGCAGCACCTGTTTGCTCTGTACCGCCCGCTGCCCGCGGGGTATAGATCTGGCCCGGTTAATGGAAGCCCTGCGGGTAATCAACCTGCGTTCGGGCGGGGAAGTGCTGGTTGCAGAGAAAATACCGGTGGAATTGCTCACCCGGGTTCCCCAGATGGCCCTGACCAGCGGTTTTCGGAAGCTGAGCGCTTGA
- a CDS encoding L-aspartate oxidase, producing MSLKMRVKAMEKLRCDVLVVGGGLAGLMAAIGARKYVEKVVLVSSAPVGRGGNTIVSGAGFSAYLGAEMPGDSEQQFFQDTFCGGAQIGDPALIQNLVEKAGPVLLQLEAAHGVKLKRREGRVVRRRPPGHTFARMVTTVYSDYPYKVRGLSITQPLLRALRTSRIICLDHYLAIELAVYDGQACGAYVLDSRGSGSLIGVNAKAVVLAAGGGGRLFSHSNNTNDITGDAYAMALRAGAELRDMEFVQFYPTMGVKPVKVTISNSLFGHGAVLRNCSGERFMDRYDPRGDMATRDAMARAIFWEVARGNGVDGGVYLDCTGIGEDVLLGVYGELTNFLRKHGCDPTRDWLIVYPSTHFFCGGVKIDVQGYTGVPGLFAAGEATGGVHGANRLAGNALSEALVSGCCAGEAAGKFAAGMGSSLPPLPAPPVLPFQEKGSVSPEELGDTLRQTLWQDASLVRDQQSLERARNTIMACERSLKTCRIANEHETKRYFQVRNMCLVARAVVEAALRRKESRGTHYRRDFPQESEAYRGSFFIRLSGQDLVLEFRKQ from the coding sequence TTGTCCTTAAAGATGAGGGTGAAGGCAATGGAGAAGCTCCGGTGTGATGTTCTGGTTGTGGGCGGCGGCCTGGCCGGGTTGATGGCAGCAATTGGGGCTCGGAAATATGTAGAAAAAGTGGTTCTTGTAAGCAGTGCACCGGTAGGCCGCGGAGGGAACACCATAGTCTCGGGAGCAGGGTTTTCAGCTTATCTTGGCGCGGAAATGCCCGGGGACAGCGAACAGCAATTTTTCCAGGATACCTTTTGCGGGGGAGCACAAATTGGGGATCCGGCCCTGATCCAGAATCTGGTGGAGAAGGCCGGCCCGGTGTTGCTCCAGCTGGAAGCCGCCCACGGTGTAAAACTGAAGCGCCGGGAGGGGAGAGTCGTGCGGCGGCGGCCTCCCGGCCATACCTTTGCCCGTATGGTGACAACAGTTTACTCGGACTATCCATACAAGGTGAGAGGGCTTTCCATCACCCAACCGTTACTACGGGCTCTCCGAACAAGCCGGATCATTTGCCTGGACCATTACCTGGCCATAGAGCTGGCAGTATATGACGGTCAAGCTTGCGGGGCCTATGTGCTGGATAGCCGGGGCTCAGGTTCTTTGATTGGCGTAAACGCAAAGGCAGTTGTTTTGGCTGCCGGGGGCGGGGGAAGGTTATTTTCCCATAGCAATAATACTAATGACATAACCGGAGACGCTTATGCAATGGCCCTGAGGGCGGGGGCGGAACTCCGGGATATGGAGTTCGTCCAGTTTTATCCGACCATGGGAGTTAAACCGGTGAAGGTAACCATTTCCAATTCCCTGTTCGGACATGGAGCCGTTTTGCGCAACTGCTCCGGCGAGAGATTTATGGACCGGTATGATCCCCGGGGAGATATGGCTACCAGAGATGCCATGGCCAGGGCTATTTTCTGGGAAGTCGCCAGGGGGAACGGTGTCGACGGGGGCGTTTACCTGGACTGCACCGGCATTGGTGAGGACGTACTCCTCGGTGTATACGGTGAGTTAACCAATTTTTTGCGCAAACATGGTTGCGACCCCACTCGTGACTGGCTCATTGTCTACCCGTCCACTCATTTTTTCTGTGGCGGAGTAAAAATCGATGTGCAGGGTTATACCGGTGTTCCCGGCCTGTTTGCTGCCGGGGAAGCGACGGGCGGAGTGCACGGTGCCAACCGCCTGGCCGGCAATGCCTTAAGCGAAGCCCTGGTTTCTGGTTGTTGTGCCGGTGAGGCCGCCGGGAAATTCGCCGCCGGGATGGGAAGTTCTTTACCGCCGCTGCCGGCGCCCCCTGTCCTACCCTTTCAAGAGAAGGGAAGTGTCTCACCGGAGGAGTTGGGCGACACCTTACGGCAGACTTTATGGCAGGACGCCTCCCTGGTACGGGATCAGCAATCTCTAGAAAGGGCGCGGAATACGATCATGGCCTGCGAAAGGTCCCTGAAAACCTGCCGAATTGCGAATGAGCACGAGACGAAAAGATATTTTCAGGTCAGAAACATGTGCCTGGTTGCCCGGGCAGTGGTGGAGGCCGCCCTGCGCCGAAAGGAGAGCCGTGGTACTCATTACCGCCGTGATTTCCCTCAGGAAAGCGAGGCTTACCGCGGCAGCTTCTTTATCCGTCTGTCAGGTCAAGACCTGGTTCTTGAATTCAGGAAACAGTGA
- a CDS encoding fumarate hydratase yields the protein MLTSEEISIAARDALIQASTTFRPDQVEAYQQALERETSPRGRWVLEQILKNAKVAREKKYPLCDDTGIPHVVLEIGDQVRISGKVFQAVAEGIREGLRALPGRPMAVRGEGMERLGQVLGMYDDPGMLEAAPVTVYSISGNILKITVLMLGGGPEIRGKTMRVFHRHRGENVIEEVGRWAAEASAALGCTPCVPIVGIGRTQYEAAALQLAAALEGDFTRQSPWEAKITEMVNNTGVGPLGLGRSVTALGSFVKIGPARASGVRIVSLRLGCCFDPRRATVVLKDEGEGNGEAPV from the coding sequence ATGCTTACCAGCGAAGAGATTAGCATTGCTGCCAGGGATGCTCTCATCCAGGCCAGCACCACCTTCAGGCCCGACCAGGTGGAGGCCTACCAACAGGCACTGGAACGTGAGACCAGCCCGCGGGGCAGGTGGGTCCTTGAGCAAATTTTAAAAAACGCCAAGGTGGCCCGGGAGAAAAAGTACCCCCTTTGTGACGACACCGGCATCCCGCACGTTGTTTTAGAGATCGGTGACCAGGTGCGCATTAGTGGAAAAGTGTTCCAGGCTGTTGCCGAAGGGATCAGGGAGGGTTTGAGGGCATTGCCGGGTCGTCCAATGGCCGTGCGGGGGGAGGGTATGGAGCGCCTGGGACAAGTCCTGGGGATGTATGACGACCCGGGTATGCTGGAGGCGGCCCCCGTGACCGTATATTCCATTTCCGGGAATATCCTGAAAATTACGGTACTGATGCTTGGTGGAGGCCCGGAGATACGGGGCAAGACCATGCGTGTCTTCCATCGCCACCGTGGGGAAAACGTGATTGAGGAAGTGGGCCGGTGGGCGGCGGAAGCATCCGCCGCTTTGGGGTGCACCCCATGCGTGCCCATTGTCGGCATTGGGCGAACCCAGTATGAGGCCGCGGCCTTGCAGCTGGCAGCCGCTCTGGAGGGCGACTTTACCCGGCAAAGTCCCTGGGAAGCAAAGATAACGGAAATGGTGAACAATACGGGCGTGGGGCCGCTGGGTCTAGGTCGGTCGGTGACGGCGCTGGGGTCCTTCGTCAAAATTGGTCCGGCACGGGCCAGCGGCGTCCGGATCGTCAGCCTGCGCCTGGGCTGTTGTTTTGATCCGCGGCGGGCGACTGTTGTCCTTAAAGATGAGGGTGAAGGCAATGGAGAAGCTCCGGTGTGA
- a CDS encoding fumarate hydratase C-terminal domain-containing protein → MKIRTPVSAEIVRQLKVGDQVEISGSIYTGRDAVLPKLCRAIENGELPKLRLQLEGAVIFHTAVSPAGIGPTTSNKVEIEGSIPVLSRAGVRIHLGKGALSRQTVMALQETGAVFLVTPPVTALFMNNIRSSRVAAFPEDGMEAMHELVVEDLPAIVAIAHGESIF, encoded by the coding sequence ATGAAGATCAGGACGCCTGTTTCTGCGGAGATTGTGCGCCAGCTGAAAGTCGGTGATCAGGTTGAAATATCCGGCTCCATTTATACCGGGCGGGATGCCGTGCTACCCAAATTATGCCGGGCCATTGAAAACGGTGAACTCCCCAAATTGAGGCTGCAGCTGGAAGGGGCCGTCATTTTCCATACTGCCGTAAGTCCGGCCGGCATTGGGCCCACTACCAGCAACAAGGTGGAAATCGAAGGGAGCATTCCGGTTCTGTCGCGGGCCGGTGTCAGGATTCACCTGGGCAAGGGGGCTTTAAGCAGACAGACGGTGATGGCACTGCAGGAAACCGGGGCCGTTTTTTTGGTCACCCCGCCGGTCACTGCCCTGTTTATGAACAATATACGTTCGTCCAGGGTGGCGGCATTTCCCGAAGATGGTATGGAAGCCATGCACGAACTGGTGGTTGAGGATCTCCCGGCCATCGTGGCCATAGCCCACGGGGAGTCCATATTTTAA
- a CDS encoding 4Fe-4S dicluster domain-containing protein, whose product MSKVNVYIMGKRYEIPEGYTIMRAFEYAGYRLIRGCGCRAGACGACAVVYRIAGDYRLKSGLACQTPVEEGMSLTQVPFFPAQKAVYDLNRPADPVAEFYRLYPELARCLGCNACTKICPQGLDVMYYIAAAQRKDLALTTELSFDCLMCGLCAARCPAEISQFNVAMYARRVYGKELAQKYSYARKRADEIRQGIYNDEVRRLRNMDRQSLKELYDRRDIVTAKY is encoded by the coding sequence ATGTCCAAGGTAAATGTTTATATCATGGGTAAGCGTTATGAAATCCCGGAAGGGTATACGATCATGAGGGCATTTGAATATGCCGGCTACCGGTTGATTCGCGGTTGCGGCTGCCGGGCGGGGGCCTGCGGCGCCTGTGCCGTCGTGTACAGGATTGCAGGCGATTACCGGCTAAAATCGGGACTGGCCTGCCAGACTCCCGTGGAAGAAGGCATGAGCCTTACCCAGGTTCCCTTTTTCCCCGCCCAAAAGGCCGTTTATGACCTCAACCGTCCGGCCGACCCCGTGGCGGAATTCTACCGGTTGTATCCCGAGTTGGCCCGGTGTCTCGGCTGCAACGCCTGCACTAAAATATGCCCCCAGGGGCTTGACGTGATGTACTATATTGCCGCTGCACAAAGAAAGGATTTGGCTTTAACTACAGAACTATCTTTTGATTGCCTCATGTGCGGCCTTTGTGCCGCCCGCTGCCCGGCTGAAATTTCCCAGTTCAACGTGGCCATGTATGCACGGCGGGTGTATGGAAAAGAGCTGGCCCAAAAATACAGTTATGCCCGGAAGCGTGCCGATGAAATCCGCCAGGGCATTTATAACGATGAAGTACGCAGGCTCAGGAACATGGACCGGCAATCGCTGAAGGAACTGTATGACCGGCGTGATATCGTGACGGCCAAGTACTAG